One Mobula birostris isolate sMobBir1 chromosome 4, sMobBir1.hap1, whole genome shotgun sequence DNA window includes the following coding sequences:
- the LOC140196896 gene encoding lysyl oxidase homolog 3-like isoform X4: MDPLPGHRLPPPTQSPPTAHGPSPWSPTLPTHSVPTHSPWTLSLVWVVLRFIQLLVSPKQVESDRLEEVRLRPVVPVGRSRLPVTEGVVEVKFRGRWEQVCDNGWTQNNSRVICGMMGFPGQRRLNRNFYRMVLRHQQSHFRVHSVQCAGTENHLALCPLVLAKGNTSAPCAGGMPAAVSCSSGAFSSSRRRREPQVGREWGRAGRSVRLKAGARAGEGRIEVLRAGEWGTVCDDRWDLLSASVVCRQLGFGSAQEALTGARMGQGMGPIYLNEVKCTGFEKSIWDCPANNISQDNCKHSEDAAVRCNVPYMGLEKMIRINGGRTRFEGRVEVLAGMVNGSERWGLLCGEGWGTLEAMVVCRQLGLGYASHAVQETWYWDAATGAQEMVMSGVKCAGTELSLDKCKSHGANVRCPKTATRYAAGVICSETSSDLILNAKLVEQTAYIEDRPLHMLYCAAEENCLSSSAQNANWPYGHRRLLRFSSEIHNIGRADFRPKAGRHSWVWHECHGHYHSMDIFTHYDILTLNGTKVAEGHKASFCLEDSDCADGGHKRYECANFGEQGITVGCWDSYRHDIDCQWIDITDVKPGNYIMQVIINPNYEVSESDFTNNAMKCNCKYDGHRIWMHNCHIGDAFSEEAERKFEKYPGQLNNLIP; encoded by the exons ATGGACCCTCTCCCTGGTCACCGACTCCCCCCACCCACTCAGTCTCCACCCACAGCCCATGGACCCTCTCCCTggtcaccgactctccccacccactcaGTCCCCACCCACAGCCCATGGACCCTCTCCCTGGTGTGGGTAGTGCTCAGGTTTATTCAGTTATTAGTTTCTCCAAAACAG GTGGAGAGTGACCGGCTGGAGGAAGTACGCCTGCGGCCGGTGGTGCCCGTTGGCCGGTCCCGGCTGCCGGTGACGGAGGGCGTGGTGGAGGTGAAGTTTCGGGGCCGCTGGGAGCAGGTCTGCGACAACGGCTGGACCCAGAACAATTCCCGTGTGATCTGCGGGATGATGGGCTTTCCCGGACAGCGCCGGCTCAACAGGAACTTCTACCG GATGGTGCTGAGGCATCAGCAGTCTCACTTCCGTGTGCACTCGGTTCAGTGCGCCGGCACTGAGAACCACCTGGCGCTGTGCCCGCTGGTTCTGGCCAAGGGCAACACCAGTGCCCCCTGTGCGGGAGGTATGCCCGCTGCCGTCAGCTGCAGCTCTGGGGCCTTCAGCTCATCTCGCCGCAGGAGAGAGCCCCAGGTGGGCAGGGAGTGGGGCAGGGCAGGG CGGTCAGTGCGGCTGAAGGCGGGGGCGCGGGCCGGCGAGGGCCGCATAGAGGTGCTGCGCGCCGGAGAGTGGGGCACCGTGTGTGACGACCGCTGGGACTTGCTGTCCGCCAGCGTCGTTTGTCGACAGCTCGGGTTCGGCAGCGCGCAGGAGGCGCTCACCGGCGCCCGCATGGGCCAAG GGATGGGTCCTATCTACTTGAATGAGGTGAAGTGCACCGGCTTCGAGAAGTCCATCTGGGACTGTCCGGCCAATAACATCAGCCAGGACAACTGCAAACACAGCGAGGATGCAGCCGTGCGCTGTAACGTACCGTACATGGGCCTCGAGAAAATG ATCCGGATCAACGGAGGACGGACGCGTTTCGAGGGCAGGGTGGAGGTTCTGGCCGGAATGGTGAATGGGTCCGAGCGCTGGGGTCTCCTGTGCGGCGAGGGCTGGGGGACGCTGGAGGCCATGGTGGTGTGTCGGCAGCTGGGGCTTGGATACGCCAGCCACGCCGTGCAA gaAACGTGGTACTGGGACGCGGCGACGGGTGCGCAGGAGATGGTGATGAGTGGGGTGAAGTGTGCGGGCACCGAACTGTCCTTGGACAAGTGTAAGAGCCATGGAGCCAATGTCCGGTGTCCGAAGACAGCCACTCGCTACGCCGCTGGGGTCATCTGCTCTGAGA CCTCTTCGGACCTGATCCTGAACGCGAAGCTGGTTGAGCAGACGGCTTACATCGAAGACCGACCTCTGCACATGTTGTACTGCGCAGCCGAGGAGAACTGCCTCTCCAGCTCGGCCCAGAACGCCAACTGGCCCTACGGACACCGGCGCCTCCTCCGATTCTCCTCGGAGATCCACAACATTGGCCGCGCCGACTTCCGCCCCAAGGCTGGCCGCCACTCCTGGGTCTGGCACGAGTGCCACGG CCACTACCATAGTATGGACATCTTCACACATTACGACATTCTGACGCTGAATGGCACCAAGGTGGCAGAGGGGCACAAGGCCAGCTTTTGCCTGGAGGATTCCGACTGTGCGGACG GTGGACACAAGCGGTACGAATGTGCAAACTTCGGGGAGCAGGGAATCACAGTGGGCTGCTGGGACTCGTACCGACACGACATCGACTGCCAGTGGATCGACATCACTGACGTGAAGCCTGGCAACTACATCATGCAG